In the candidate division WOR-3 bacterium genome, CTTCCTTGACGATGATGTTGGTGATTACGCGCATCAGAGAGAATTCCTAATTCCTAATTGCCAATCACTAGTCAATGACCAAACGTGTGAAATGACCAATGCCGGAATGCCCGCATGGAAGCCTCCGCCCATTGGACATTCGTTAGGGATTAGTAGTTGGGAATTCGTCATTCTACAGATGCTCCATCTTCAGGAACACCTCTTCCAGGTTCCGGCACCCGTGCTTCTGCTTCAACTCCTCCGGAGCGCCGGTCTCGATGATCTCGCCCTGCTTGATGAGCGCGACCCGGTCGGACAGGAACTCGACCTCGAGCATGTTGTGCGACGAGAGCAGCACGGTTGTCCCCTGGCGCGCGTATTCCCGCACCCGCTTGCGGATACCCATCGAATTCGACACGTCCAGACCCGAGGTCGGCTCATCCAGAATCGCGAGCCTGGGCTTCGTCATCAGGGCCCGGGCCAGCAAGAGCTTCCGCGCCATGCCCTTGGAATAGGTCTTGACCCGGTTCTTGATCCGCTGGCCCAGGTCGGCGAGTTCCATTCCCCGCTCGACCATCGCGTCCCGGTCGCGGTTGTCCTCGGTGTAGAAGGTGGCCATGAACCGCAGGTAGTCGAGCCCGGAGAGGTTCTTGTAGGCGCCGGCGTCCTCAGGCAGATAGCTCAACAGCCGCCGCACGTCGCCCGGCTTCTCGGCCACGTCGAAGCCAAACACACTCACCGTGCCCGACGTCGGCCTGAGCAGGGTCGAGACGATACGGAGTGTCGTGGTCTTGCCTGATCCGTTCGGCCCGATAAGGCCGAACACCTCACCCGGCTTGATGTCGAACGAGATGCCCGCGAGCGCCCTCAGGCCCCCGTAGTTGCGGGTCAGGCCTTTGACGCTGCAGGCAGATTCCACGCACGTATTATAGTTGGATTCGACATTGGTCAAAGTCCGGCGTCATGCGTTCAATTGACCGGGCTTGCGCATCCGGTCTGCGGGCGGGAACCAGCAGCTAGTCCGAAGGACAGCTTCCACCCCGACGGGGTGACAGGTGCACCACTCCCTCCCACCATCGCGTTGCTCTGCCTCTCCTCGTCAGGGAGCGCACGACACTGGCACTGCTTTCCGCCGGGGAAAACAGCGTCTTACCCAGTCCTTCCGCTCCGAAAGAGAGACCCCATTCTCCTGCGCACGATTGCGCGGAGTGTCTTTCTGAACTCCGGGCTACCGCTTCGGCCGCGGGTCAGGAGGGAATGTCTTCGCCAGTTCGCGGAAGCGCGGCAGCATGCCGCTCGCCAGCTTCCTAGCCAGCGCGGTGTCCAACCCAACACGAATCCACTGCGGTTCAAGGATGTACTCGTCAAGCTGCCGCTTCTCCCCCGCGCTGCCGGGCTCATTCTTCAACGCCGCAGTGCAGCACACACCAACCAGACCGCGATAGACCGCCCTCCGTTCCTTGGGCACACTCGCCTCCCCAAGCACCAACTGCACCTCCTGCCAGACCTTCTCAACTGCCGCATTGCGCGCCGCCTGCCACTCATCAATCCTGCGGGCGAGCTCGCGGCGCTGCTCTTCCCGCAGGTTCTGTTTGCGCCCCGGCTTGAGCAGGCTGGCCTCGTACTCATCGAGGCTCAGGTCCGGCAGCCAGTCCAGGTCTCCCGCCATCTCCAGCCGCGCAAACTCCCGGCGCACGCCGTCTTCAAGTTTCCGGATGGCATCCGGCGCAAACCCGCTCGCCTGCTCGAACGTGACCCGCGACTCAGCCAGGAGCTTCTCCCTTCTTCCCGGTTTCGCTTTCCGCGTCCTGTAGAGTATCCG is a window encoding:
- a CDS encoding ABC transporter ATP-binding protein, translating into MESACSVKGLTRNYGGLRALAGISFDIKPGEVFGLIGPNGSGKTTTLRIVSTLLRPTSGTVSVFGFDVAEKPGDVRRLLSYLPEDAGAYKNLSGLDYLRFMATFYTEDNRDRDAMVERGMELADLGQRIKNRVKTYSKGMARKLLLARALMTKPRLAILDEPTSGLDVSNSMGIRKRVREYARQGTTVLLSSHNMLEVEFLSDRVALIKQGEIIETGAPEELKQKHGCRNLEEVFLKMEHL